The Clostridium chauvoei genome has a window encoding:
- a CDS encoding DEAD/DEAH box helicase, protein MKLKNIVYEILNLGANLTKSQGKKLFDLDLATNIKSKKIDNIYHIYGKVFSENKAKEYNCHIKIDLKTGKVIGSTCNCDDFYNNSKFKDRFICKHIIATTYKFYHLAQEKIPNLKQPYKLNGDRLVKCIVDKNTIEILDLNIKIKNINTGKCNYYEAEFRIANKHDNLIASLEDFIKAKNKKELLKFNNEFTYDPNKHIFSKSDEDILDFIEEYLEIEKINNKSNLVNGKNLRILSNNLKRFLLLIEKDKKIELSYNYITYKSKINTTKLPFSLTIKQNNNMFTVKTQKKVPIILNEKGDVYIYNREIYILPKDIQNYYKEIVGEFISIGEINLSKNINTIKSFLKISNNIANKIFLDEGSKEYISKIMDTKFYFNKIYNNISCTVKVKYLDKEINILKEEYDIDFFKEFKLKDKIDIELERFRFIKKNDKFEFIGNDDELYYFLKEGLNILSAFGEVILSNSFKDIKVLDSSYINSFINYENSYYNVNYDIDGIDFYEYRNILSSIKDNKKYFKTKNNNFLDLTDTKVKDFFKLLDILNYEENLSDGHLKVDKNKIIYLENIIENKGLSFIRCDETLKKISTKLENKKAVKCIVPSSFNGVLKDYQIIGYNWLKTIASMNFGGILADEMGLGKTIQIIAFLLSEENKKALIVTPTSLIYNWQNELKTFAPTINVGIIHGNSKERLDILENKNNYDVILTTYGTLKNDFTFYKDRVYDYCIIDEAQNIKNSKSQNSKVVKEIKANCKIALTGTPLENNLYELWSIFDFVMPGYLYTEEQFKNKFLDNIEELKKLINPFILRRLKSDVITELKDKIEKKHLVEMTREQKQIYNSYVIDIKNKIKNSKTDNITVFSYLTKLRELCLDQSILIDNYKGGSGKINAAITLIKNGINNNRKILIFSQFTSVLEKIGERLKLENIDYFYLDGKTPAKERLEYVNDFNISVNKSVFLISLKAGGTGLNLTSANLVIHFDPWWNPAVEDQATDRAHRIGQKDIVEVIKLISKDSIEEKIISMQDDKRELINEVMNSDISDKIVINKLTYEEILELFK, encoded by the coding sequence TTGAAGCTTAAAAATATTGTATATGAAATATTAAATTTAGGAGCAAATCTTACAAAAAGTCAAGGAAAAAAACTATTTGATTTAGATTTAGCAACAAATATAAAAAGTAAGAAAATAGATAATATATATCATATTTATGGAAAAGTATTTAGTGAAAATAAAGCTAAGGAATATAATTGCCATATAAAGATAGATTTGAAAACTGGAAAAGTTATTGGGAGTACTTGTAATTGTGATGATTTTTATAATAATTCAAAATTTAAAGATAGATTTATTTGTAAACATATCATTGCAACAACTTATAAATTTTATCATTTAGCACAAGAAAAAATTCCTAATTTAAAACAGCCTTATAAATTAAACGGAGATAGACTAGTTAAATGTATAGTAGATAAAAATACTATTGAAATTTTAGATTTAAATATAAAAATAAAGAACATAAATACAGGAAAATGTAATTATTATGAAGCCGAGTTTAGAATAGCTAATAAACATGATAACTTGATTGCTTCTTTAGAAGATTTTATAAAAGCTAAAAATAAAAAGGAATTACTAAAATTTAACAATGAATTCACCTATGATCCTAATAAGCATATCTTTAGTAAATCTGATGAAGATATACTGGATTTTATAGAAGAGTATTTAGAGATAGAAAAAATAAATAATAAAAGTAATTTAGTTAATGGAAAAAACTTGAGGATATTATCTAATAACTTAAAGAGATTTCTTTTACTTATAGAAAAAGATAAAAAAATAGAGTTAAGTTATAATTATATTACTTATAAATCAAAAATAAATACTACAAAATTACCTTTTTCTCTTACAATAAAACAAAATAATAATATGTTTACAGTAAAGACACAGAAGAAAGTGCCTATTATATTAAATGAAAAAGGTGATGTATATATCTATAATAGAGAAATATATATTCTACCTAAAGATATACAAAATTATTACAAAGAAATAGTTGGAGAATTTATTTCTATTGGAGAAATAAATTTAAGTAAAAATATAAATACCATTAAAAGCTTTCTTAAGATATCTAATAATATAGCAAACAAGATATTTTTAGATGAAGGTAGTAAAGAATATATAAGTAAGATAATGGATACTAAGTTTTATTTCAATAAAATTTATAATAATATTTCCTGTACTGTTAAAGTTAAATATTTAGATAAAGAGATTAATATTTTAAAAGAAGAGTATGATATAGATTTTTTTAAAGAGTTTAAATTAAAGGATAAAATAGATATAGAACTTGAAAGATTTAGATTTATAAAGAAAAATGATAAATTTGAGTTTATAGGAAATGATGATGAGTTATACTATTTCTTAAAAGAGGGATTAAATATTTTAAGTGCATTTGGAGAAGTCATATTATCAAATTCCTTTAAAGATATTAAGGTTTTAGACTCGTCTTATATAAATTCTTTTATAAATTATGAAAACTCTTATTATAATGTTAATTATGATATAGATGGTATTGATTTTTACGAATATAGGAATATATTAAGTTCCATTAAAGATAACAAAAAGTATTTTAAAACTAAAAATAATAATTTTTTAGACTTAACAGATACCAAGGTTAAGGATTTTTTTAAGTTATTAGATATTTTAAATTATGAAGAAAATCTTAGTGATGGGCATTTAAAAGTTGATAAAAATAAGATTATATATTTAGAAAATATAATAGAGAATAAGGGATTGTCTTTTATACGATGTGATGAAACGTTAAAAAAAATATCAACTAAATTAGAAAATAAAAAAGCTGTAAAGTGTATTGTTCCATCAAGTTTTAATGGAGTCCTTAAAGATTATCAGATAATAGGCTACAATTGGCTTAAAACTATAGCGTCTATGAACTTTGGAGGAATATTAGCAGATGAAATGGGACTTGGAAAAACTATTCAAATAATAGCTTTTCTGCTTTCAGAAGAAAATAAAAAAGCTTTGATAGTTACACCTACTTCATTAATATATAATTGGCAAAATGAGCTTAAAACCTTTGCACCAACAATAAATGTAGGTATAATTCATGGGAATAGTAAAGAAAGACTAGATATTTTAGAGAATAAAAATAACTATGATGTAATACTTACTACCTATGGAACCTTAAAAAATGATTTTACTTTTTATAAAGATAGAGTCTATGATTACTGCATTATTGATGAAGCTCAAAATATTAAAAACTCTAAATCTCAAAATTCAAAAGTAGTAAAAGAAATAAAGGCAAATTGTAAAATTGCACTTACAGGAACACCACTAGAGAATAATTTATATGAATTATGGTCCATTTTTGATTTTGTTATGCCAGGATATTTGTACACTGAGGAACAATTTAAAAATAAATTTCTAGACAATATAGAAGAATTAAAAAAACTAATTAATCCCTTTATTTTAAGAAGGCTTAAAAGTGATGTTATAACAGAATTAAAAGATAAGATAGAGAAAAAACATTTAGTTGAAATGACAAGAGAGCAAAAACAAATTTATAATTCTTATGTTATAGATATAAAAAATAAAATTAAAAATAGTAAAACTGATAATATTACAGTATTTTCTTATTTAACTAAACTTAGAGAGTTATGTTTAGACCAATCTATTTTAATAGATAATTATAAAGGTGGGAGTGGTAAAATAAATGCTGCAATAACATTAATAAAAAATGGTATTAATAATAATAGAAAGATATTAATATTCTCCCAATTTACCTCCGTTTTAGAAAAGATTGGAGAGAGACTAAAACTAGAGAACATAGATTATTTTTATTTAGATGGAAAGACTCCTGCTAAAGAAAGATTAGAGTATGTTAATGATTTTAATATAAGTGTAAATAAAAGTGTTTTTTTGATATCTTTAAAAGCTGGGGGAACTGGATTGAATTTAACATCAGCTAATTTAGTTATACATTTTGATCCATGGTGGAATCCAGCAGTAGAAGATCAAGCTACTGATAGAGCTCATAGAATTGGACAAAAGGATATAGTAGAAGTAATAAAATTAATATCAAAAGACTCAATTGAAGAAAAAATAATTTCTATGCAAGATGATAAAAGGGAATTAATAAATGAAGTAATGAATAGTGACATATCAGATAAAATAGTAATTAATAAATTAACTTACGAAGAGATCCTAGAACTTTTCAAATAA
- a CDS encoding ECF transporter S component: MNNMDKTKRIVLTALFAAIICITTAFIFHIPTGMNGGYIHIGDAFIYIAASLLPTPYAIFL; this comes from the coding sequence ATGAATAATATGGATAAAACTAAGAGAATCGTCTTAACAGCATTATTTGCAGCTATAATTTGTATTACAACAGCATTTATTTTTCATATTCCAACAGGAATGAATGGGGGATATATTCATATTGGAGATGCATTTATTTATATAGCTGCTTCATTACTTCCAACACCATATGCAATATTTCTATAA